In the Pseudomonas orientalis genome, one interval contains:
- a CDS encoding response regulator transcription factor produces the protein MNKVLIVDDHPVIRLAVRMLMERHGYEVVAETDNGVDALQLAREHMPDIVILDIGIPKLDGLEVICRLASTKQAVSFKVLVLTSQAPGHFSMRCMQAGAAGYVCKQQDLTELLSAIKAVLSGYSYFPNQALNSVRSTMGNASEADMVERLSGREMMVLQQLARGKTNKEIADGMFLSNKTVSTYKTRLLLKLNARSLVDLIELAQRNGLV, from the coding sequence TAAAGTGCTGATCGTGGATGATCATCCTGTCATTCGGCTTGCTGTACGCATGCTAATGGAGCGTCATGGTTATGAGGTCGTTGCCGAGACCGATAACGGTGTCGATGCGTTGCAACTTGCGCGGGAACATATGCCGGATATCGTCATATTGGATATCGGCATCCCCAAACTCGATGGCCTTGAGGTTATTTGCCGGTTGGCCTCGACCAAGCAAGCCGTATCGTTCAAGGTGCTGGTGCTGACGTCCCAGGCGCCCGGCCATTTTTCCATGCGTTGCATGCAGGCCGGAGCCGCTGGTTACGTGTGCAAGCAGCAGGACCTGACCGAGTTGCTGAGTGCTATCAAGGCGGTGCTGTCCGGCTATAGCTACTTCCCGAACCAGGCGCTCAATTCGGTGCGGTCCACCATGGGCAACGCCAGTGAGGCAGACATGGTCGAACGTTTGTCAGGGCGGGAAATGATGGTGCTGCAACAGTTGGCCCGTGGCAAAACCAATAAGGAGATTGCCGACGGCATGTTTCTCAGTAACAAGACCGTCAGCACTTACAAGACGCGACTGCTTCTGAAGCTCAATGCCCGTTCACTCGTCGATCTGATTGAGCTTGCCCAGCGCAATGGCCTGGTGTGA
- a CDS encoding PA3496 family putative envelope integrity protein produces the protein MSTGKEQLEVDDELDEQEDDEAPPPVQEAAKTNLSKRLVIDNLLEERRLKKQLADYDFDF, from the coding sequence ATGAGCACTGGCAAAGAACAACTGGAAGTGGATGACGAATTGGATGAGCAGGAAGACGATGAGGCGCCGCCGCCCGTCCAAGAGGCGGCCAAGACCAATCTGAGCAAACGCCTGGTTATCGACAACCTTCTGGAAGAGCGACGCTTGAAGAAACAATTGGCCGATTACGACTTCGACTTCTAA
- the nth gene encoding endonuclease III: MNAAKRLEIFRRFHEDNPEPKTELAYSSPFELLIAVILSAQSTDVGVNKATARLFPVANTPEAIYALGVEGLSEYIKTIGLYNSKAKNVIETCRLLMELHASEVPQTREALEALPGVGRKTANVVLNTAFRQLTMAVDTHIFRVSNRTGIARGKNVVEVEKQLMKFVPKPYLLDSHHWLILHGRYVCQARRPRCGSCRIEDLCEYKDKTSDD; encoded by the coding sequence ATGAACGCTGCAAAACGCCTGGAAATTTTCCGCAGGTTTCACGAAGACAATCCGGAACCGAAGACCGAACTGGCTTACTCCTCGCCGTTCGAGCTGCTGATCGCGGTGATCCTGTCGGCGCAATCCACGGACGTCGGTGTCAACAAGGCCACGGCCAGGCTGTTCCCGGTGGCCAATACGCCGGAAGCGATTTATGCCTTGGGTGTGGAGGGGTTATCGGAGTACATCAAGACCATCGGTCTGTACAACAGCAAGGCCAAGAACGTGATCGAGACGTGCCGCCTGCTCATGGAGCTACACGCCAGCGAAGTGCCGCAAACTCGGGAAGCCCTGGAAGCACTGCCCGGCGTGGGCCGAAAGACAGCCAACGTTGTGCTCAATACGGCATTTCGGCAACTGACCATGGCGGTGGACACGCATATTTTTCGCGTCAGCAACCGAACCGGTATCGCCCGCGGAAAGAATGTAGTGGAGGTTGAGAAACAGCTGATGAAATTCGTGCCCAAGCCCTATCTGCTCGATTCCCATCACTGGCTGATTCTTCACGGGCGCTATGTTTGCCAGGCGCGCAGGCCTCGCTGCGGCAGCTGTCGGATCGAAGATCTCTGTGAATACAAGGACAAGACCTCCGACGATTGA
- the rsxB gene encoding electron transport complex subunit RsxB — translation MNLIQRIDALLPQTQCGKCGHPGCKPYAEGIANGEAINKCPPGGQETIAGLAQLLRVPVLALDISRGDAPAQIAYIREAECIGCTKCIQACPVDAIVGAAKLMHTVIIDECTGCDLCVAPCPVDCIEMRPLAEVLPIVGDLARSDDERRERGFKRDRARRRFEQRNARLQREQTCKLAERVARAKRIAPVAAAQTDGHQAAQDAAIKQAKISVAMSRAQLHKSLKAFGHPPTFEQQSQLIVLQRQFEASEQALAALEVNIPPPLPTIKSVELKRAKIQLAMRRAALKKAQDQQADEQQLASLSVALNAAEQALQDAEATCNANGNT, via the coding sequence ATGAACCTCATTCAACGTATCGACGCGCTGCTACCGCAGACTCAATGCGGCAAGTGCGGGCACCCCGGCTGCAAGCCTTACGCCGAAGGCATCGCCAACGGCGAGGCCATCAACAAATGCCCACCTGGTGGCCAGGAAACCATCGCCGGGCTTGCGCAATTGCTGCGCGTGCCGGTACTGGCCCTGGATATCAGTCGCGGCGACGCACCGGCCCAGATCGCCTACATCCGTGAAGCTGAATGCATCGGTTGCACCAAATGCATCCAGGCTTGCCCGGTGGACGCCATCGTGGGCGCCGCCAAGTTGATGCACACGGTGATCATCGACGAGTGCACCGGTTGCGACCTGTGTGTGGCGCCCTGTCCTGTCGACTGCATCGAAATGCGCCCACTCGCTGAAGTCCTGCCGATTGTGGGTGACCTGGCGCGCAGCGACGACGAGCGGCGCGAACGTGGCTTCAAACGCGACCGGGCACGGCGGCGTTTCGAACAGCGCAACGCGCGTCTGCAACGTGAGCAAACCTGCAAACTCGCCGAACGCGTGGCACGGGCCAAGCGCATTGCGCCGGTGGCAGCAGCACAGACCGATGGCCATCAGGCCGCTCAGGATGCAGCAATCAAGCAAGCCAAAATCAGTGTCGCCATGAGCCGTGCGCAACTGCACAAATCCCTGAAGGCGTTTGGTCACCCCCCGACCTTTGAGCAACAGTCGCAATTGATTGTCCTGCAAAGGCAGTTCGAAGCCTCGGAGCAGGCGCTTGCCGCGCTGGAGGTCAACATCCCGCCACCGCTGCCGACAATCAAAAGCGTTGAACTCAAGCGTGCGAAGATCCAACTGGCAATGCGCCGGGCAGCATTGAAAAAGGCTCAGGATCAACAGGCTGACGAACAACAACTGGCAAGCTTGAGTGTCGCGTTGAACGCCGCCGAGCAGGCGCTGCAGGATGCCGAAGCCACTTGCAACGCCAACGGTAACACCTGA
- the metG gene encoding methionine--tRNA ligase yields the protein MSEPRKILVTSALPYANGSIHLGHMLEYIQTDMWVRFQKHRGNQCIYVCADDAHGSAIMLRAEKEGITPEQLIANVQAEHSADFAEFLVDFDNFHSTHSDENRELSSQIYLRLKDAGHIATRSITQYFDPEKKMFLADRFIKGTCPKCGTDDQYGDNCEKCGATYAPTDLKNPKSAISGATPVLKDSQHFFFKLPDFQQMLQTWTRSGTLQEAVANKIAEWLDAGLQQWDISRDAPYFGFEIPGEPGKYFYVWLDAPIGYMASFKNLCDRTPELDFDAFWGKDSTAELYHFIGKDIVNFHALFWPAMLEGSGYRKPTGIAVHGYLTVNGQKMSKSRGTFIKARTYLDHLSPEYLRYYYASKLGRGVDDLDLNLEDFVQKVNSDLVGKVVNIASRCAGFIHKGNAGVLVAENAAPELTDAFLAAAPGIAEAYEARDFARAMREIMGLADRANAWIADKAPWSLNKQEGKEAEVQAICATGVNLFRQLVIFLKPVLPLLAADAEAFLNVAPLTWNDHATLLGNHQLNTFKPLMTRIDPVKVQAMTDASKEDLVASQTDTGATAPADDSELAKDPISEEIEFDAFAAVDLRVALIVKAEAVEGADKLLRLTLDLGGEQRNVFSGIKSAYPDPSKLDGRLTMMIANLKPRKMKFGVSEGMVMAAGPGGAEIYLLSPDSGAKPGQRIK from the coding sequence ATGTCCGAGCCACGCAAGATCCTCGTCACCAGCGCCCTGCCCTATGCCAATGGTTCCATCCATCTTGGCCATATGCTTGAGTACATCCAGACCGATATGTGGGTGCGCTTCCAAAAGCATCGCGGCAATCAATGCATTTATGTCTGCGCGGACGACGCCCACGGTTCGGCCATCATGTTGCGCGCCGAAAAGGAAGGCATCACTCCGGAACAACTGATCGCCAATGTGCAGGCTGAACACAGCGCCGACTTTGCCGAGTTCCTGGTGGATTTCGACAATTTCCATTCGACCCACTCCGATGAAAATCGTGAGCTTTCGAGCCAGATCTACCTGCGGTTGAAAGACGCAGGCCACATCGCCACGCGTTCGATCACCCAGTATTTCGACCCGGAAAAGAAAATGTTCCTGGCCGACCGCTTCATCAAGGGCACCTGCCCGAAATGCGGCACCGACGACCAGTACGGCGACAACTGTGAGAAATGCGGTGCCACCTATGCACCCACCGACCTGAAGAACCCGAAGTCGGCCATCTCAGGCGCCACCCCGGTGCTCAAGGATTCCCAGCACTTCTTCTTCAAGCTCCCGGATTTCCAGCAAATGCTGCAAACCTGGACCCGCAGCGGCACCCTGCAGGAGGCCGTGGCCAACAAAATCGCCGAATGGCTGGATGCCGGCCTGCAACAGTGGGACATTTCCCGCGATGCGCCGTACTTCGGCTTCGAAATTCCGGGCGAGCCGGGCAAGTACTTCTATGTCTGGCTGGACGCGCCGATCGGCTACATGGCCAGCTTCAAGAACCTCTGCGACCGCACACCGGAGCTGGACTTCGATGCGTTCTGGGGCAAGGATTCCACCGCCGAGCTGTACCACTTCATCGGCAAGGACATCGTCAACTTCCACGCGCTGTTCTGGCCGGCGATGCTCGAAGGTTCGGGCTACCGCAAACCGACCGGCATTGCCGTGCATGGCTACCTGACGGTGAACGGGCAGAAGATGTCCAAGTCCCGCGGCACTTTCATCAAGGCACGTACCTACCTGGACCACCTGTCGCCGGAATATTTGCGTTACTACTACGCGTCCAAGCTGGGCCGTGGCGTCGACGACCTCGACCTGAACCTGGAAGACTTCGTACAGAAGGTCAACTCGGATCTGGTCGGCAAGGTCGTCAATATCGCCAGCCGTTGTGCAGGGTTTATCCACAAAGGCAACGCAGGTGTGCTGGTCGCTGAAAACGCTGCTCCGGAATTGACCGATGCATTCCTGGCCGCCGCGCCGGGCATTGCCGAGGCCTATGAAGCCCGCGACTTTGCCCGCGCCATGCGCGAAATCATGGGCCTGGCCGACCGCGCCAACGCCTGGATTGCCGACAAGGCGCCATGGTCGCTGAACAAGCAGGAAGGCAAGGAGGCTGAGGTCCAGGCGATCTGCGCCACCGGCGTCAACCTGTTCCGTCAGCTGGTGATCTTCCTCAAACCGGTGCTGCCGCTGCTGGCCGCCGATGCAGAGGCGTTCCTCAACGTCGCGCCACTGACCTGGAACGACCACGCCACGCTGCTCGGCAACCATCAGTTGAACACGTTCAAGCCATTGATGACCCGCATCGACCCGGTGAAAGTCCAAGCCATGACCGACGCATCTAAAGAAGATCTGGTCGCCAGCCAGACCGATACCGGCGCGACTGCGCCAGCCGATGACAGCGAGTTGGCCAAAGACCCTATTTCCGAGGAAATCGAGTTCGACGCTTTCGCCGCCGTAGACCTGCGGGTTGCACTGATCGTCAAGGCCGAAGCCGTGGAAGGCGCCGACAAGCTGCTGCGCCTGACCCTGGACTTGGGCGGCGAGCAGCGCAATGTGTTCTCCGGCATCAAGAGCGCTTACCCGGACCCGTCCAAGCTCGATGGTCGCCTGACCATGATGATCGCCAACCTCAAGCCACGAAAAATGAAATTCGGTGTCTCTGAAGGCATGGTGATGGCGGCCGGCCCTGGCGGCGCAGAAATCTATCTGCTCAGCCCGGACAGCGGCGCCAAGCCGGGTCAACGCATCAAGTAA
- the apbC gene encoding iron-sulfur cluster carrier protein ApbC produces MSAVNRAAVEAVLRQYTDPYLNQDPVSAGCVRAIEVQGDQVSVQLELGYAAGLFKNGWAQMLQMAIEGLDGVRSAKVDIRCVIASHKAQAQIPGLANVKNVIAVASGKGGVGKSTTAANLALALAREGARVGILDADIYGPSQGVMFGIAEGTRPKVKDQKWFVPIESLGVEVMSMAFLTDDNTPMVWRGPMVSGALLQLVTQTAWGDLDYLVIDMPPGTGDIQLTLAQKVPVAGSVIVTTPQDLALLDAKKGVEMFRKVNIPVLGVVENMAVHICSNCGHAEHLFGEGGGEKLATQYGVELLASLPLSMSIREQADGGKPTVAAEPDGQIAMVYQELARHVGARIVLQEATNPMMPTITVSDD; encoded by the coding sequence ATGAGCGCCGTCAATCGCGCAGCGGTGGAAGCCGTTCTTCGCCAGTACACCGACCCCTATTTGAACCAGGACCCGGTCAGTGCCGGCTGTGTGCGGGCCATCGAGGTACAGGGTGACCAGGTATCGGTCCAGCTGGAGCTGGGCTATGCCGCCGGCCTGTTCAAAAACGGCTGGGCGCAGATGCTGCAGATGGCCATCGAAGGCCTCGACGGCGTGCGCTCGGCGAAGGTCGACATCCGATGCGTGATCGCGTCGCACAAGGCCCAGGCACAGATTCCTGGCCTGGCCAACGTCAAGAATGTGATCGCCGTGGCCTCGGGCAAGGGCGGCGTGGGTAAATCCACCACCGCCGCCAATCTGGCCCTGGCCCTGGCCCGCGAAGGCGCGCGCGTGGGCATCCTCGACGCCGATATCTATGGCCCGAGCCAGGGTGTGATGTTCGGCATTGCCGAAGGCACACGGCCCAAGGTCAAGGACCAGAAGTGGTTTGTGCCGATCGAGTCCCTGGGCGTGGAAGTGATGTCCATGGCCTTCCTGACCGATGACAACACGCCCATGGTCTGGCGCGGGCCGATGGTTTCCGGTGCGCTGCTGCAATTGGTCACCCAGACTGCCTGGGGCGATCTGGACTATCTGGTGATCGACATGCCACCCGGTACCGGCGATATCCAGTTGACCCTGGCACAGAAAGTCCCGGTAGCCGGGTCGGTGATCGTCACCACGCCCCAGGACCTGGCATTGCTGGATGCGAAGAAAGGCGTGGAGATGTTCCGCAAGGTCAACATTCCGGTGCTGGGCGTGGTGGAAAACATGGCGGTGCACATCTGCTCCAACTGCGGCCATGCCGAACATCTCTTCGGCGAGGGCGGCGGCGAGAAGCTGGCGACTCAATACGGCGTCGAACTGCTGGCCTCGTTGCCGCTGTCGATGTCCATCCGTGAACAGGCCGATGGCGGCAAGCCTACGGTGGCTGCCGAGCCCGATGGTCAGATTGCCATGGTCTATCAGGAACTGGCCCGCCATGTGGGCGCGCGGATAGTCCTGCAGGAGGCGACCAACCCCATGATGCCGACAATCACCGTCAGCGACGACTGA
- the fdxA gene encoding ferredoxin FdxA, which translates to MTFVVTDNCIKCKYTDCVEVCPVDCFYEGPNFLVIHPDECIDCALCEPECPANAIFSEDEVPAGMENFIELNAELADIWPNITERKDALPDAEEWDGKTGKIADLER; encoded by the coding sequence ATGACCTTCGTCGTCACCGACAACTGCATCAAGTGCAAGTACACCGACTGCGTAGAAGTGTGTCCGGTGGACTGCTTCTACGAAGGCCCGAACTTCCTGGTCATCCACCCGGACGAGTGCATTGACTGCGCCCTGTGTGAACCGGAATGCCCGGCTAACGCCATCTTCTCTGAAGATGAAGTACCTGCGGGTATGGAAAACTTCATTGAGTTGAATGCCGAGTTGGCGGACATCTGGCCGAACATCACGGAAAGAAAAGACGCGCTGCCCGATGCAGAAGAATGGGATGGCAAAACCGGCAAGATTGCAGATCTCGAACGCTGA
- the mutS gene encoding DNA mismatch repair protein MutS translates to MSKNTSDLSSHTPMMQQYWRLKNQHPDQLMFYRMGDFYEIFYEDAKKAAKLLDITLTARGQSAGQSIPMCGIPYHSLEGYLVKLVKLGESVVICEQIGDPATSKGPVERQVVRIITPGTVSDEALLDERRDNLIAAVLGDERLFGLSVLDITSGNFSVLEIKGWENLLAELERINPVELLIPDDWPKDLPAEKRRGTKRRAPWDFERDSALKSLCQQFSVQDLKGFGCETLTLAIGAAGCLLSYAKETQRTALPHLRSLRHERLDDTVVLDGASRRNLELDTNLAGGRDNTLQSVVDRCQTAMGSRLLTRWLNRPLRDLTVLQARQTSITCLLDGYRFEKLQPQLKEIGDIERILARIGLRNARPRDLARLRDALSALPQLQVAMTELDTPHLQQLAVTAGTYPDLAALLEKAIIDNPPAIIRDGGVLKTGYDSELDELQSLSENAGQFLIDLEAREKARTGLANLKVGYNRVHGYFIELPSKQAESAPIDYQRRQTLKGAERFITPELKAFEDKALSAKSRALAREKMLYEALLEDLISRLAPLQDTAAALAELDVLSNLAERALNLDLNCPRFVSEPCMRIVQGRHPVVEQVLTTPFVANDLSLDDDTRMLVITGPNMGGKSTYMRQTALIVLLAHIGSFVPAASCELSLVDRIFTRIGSSDDLAGGRSTFMVEMSETANILHNATDRSLVLMDEVGRGTSTFDGLSLAWAAAERLAHLRAYTLFATHYFELTVLPESESLVANVHLNATEHNERIVFLHHVLPGPASQSYGLAVAQLAGVPNDVIARAREHLSRLETTALPHETVVASPAKASRKPAAPHQSDLFASLPHPVLDELAKLDLDDLTPRKALEMLYALKTRI, encoded by the coding sequence ATGAGTAAAAACACCTCCGATCTGTCCTCTCACACGCCAATGATGCAGCAGTACTGGCGCCTGAAAAACCAGCACCCTGATCAGTTGATGTTCTATCGCATGGGCGACTTCTACGAGATCTTCTATGAAGACGCGAAGAAGGCCGCCAAGCTGCTGGATATCACCCTGACCGCGCGCGGGCAGTCGGCGGGGCAGTCGATTCCGATGTGTGGGATTCCTTACCATTCTCTGGAAGGCTACCTGGTCAAGCTGGTGAAGCTGGGCGAGTCGGTGGTGATCTGTGAGCAGATCGGTGACCCGGCCACCAGTAAGGGGCCAGTGGAACGGCAGGTAGTCCGCATTATTACGCCGGGCACGGTGAGCGATGAGGCGTTGCTGGATGAGCGGCGCGATAACCTGATCGCTGCGGTGTTGGGCGATGAGCGTTTGTTCGGCCTGTCGGTGCTGGATATCACCAGCGGCAACTTCAGCGTGCTGGAGATCAAGGGTTGGGAGAACCTGCTGGCGGAGCTGGAGCGTATCAATCCGGTGGAGTTGTTGATTCCGGATGATTGGCCCAAGGACTTGCCGGCGGAGAAGCGCCGTGGGACCAAGCGCCGTGCACCGTGGGATTTCGAGCGTGATTCGGCGCTGAAAAGTTTGTGCCAGCAATTCTCCGTACAGGACCTCAAGGGCTTTGGCTGTGAGACCTTGACGCTGGCCATCGGCGCTGCCGGCTGCCTGCTCAGCTACGCCAAGGAAACCCAGCGCACGGCCCTACCGCACTTGCGCAGCCTGCGGCATGAGCGGCTGGACGATACCGTGGTGCTGGATGGCGCCAGCCGTCGCAACCTGGAACTGGATACCAACCTGGCGGGCGGACGCGACAACACGCTGCAATCGGTGGTCGACCGCTGCCAGACAGCCATGGGCAGCCGCTTGCTGACGCGTTGGTTGAACCGTCCGCTGCGGGATTTGACCGTCCTTCAGGCACGTCAGACCTCTATTACCTGCCTGCTTGACGGCTATCGCTTTGAAAAGCTGCAGCCGCAACTCAAAGAAATCGGCGATATCGAGCGCATCCTCGCGCGGATCGGCCTGCGTAACGCGCGGCCCCGTGACCTGGCGCGTCTGCGGGATGCGTTGAGCGCACTGCCGCAACTGCAAGTGGCGATGACCGAACTGGACACGCCGCACCTGCAACAGCTTGCAGTCACCGCTGGCACATACCCGGACCTCGCGGCGCTGCTGGAAAAAGCCATCATTGATAACCCGCCAGCGATCATCCGTGACGGCGGTGTATTGAAAACCGGTTACGACAGCGAGCTGGATGAGCTGCAATCGCTGAGTGAAAACGCTGGCCAGTTCCTGATTGACCTGGAGGCCCGCGAAAAAGCTCGCACCGGGCTGGCCAACCTGAAGGTCGGCTACAACCGTGTACACGGCTACTTTATTGAGCTGCCGAGCAAGCAAGCTGAGTCGGCGCCTATCGACTATCAACGTCGCCAGACGCTCAAGGGCGCCGAGCGTTTTATCACCCCGGAGCTCAAAGCGTTCGAAGACAAGGCGCTGTCGGCCAAAAGCCGCGCCCTGGCTCGGGAAAAGATGCTCTACGAAGCCTTGCTCGAGGACTTGATCAGCCGCCTGGCGCCGCTGCAGGACACCGCTGCCGCCCTGGCGGAACTGGACGTGCTGAGCAACCTGGCCGAACGTGCGCTGAACCTGGACCTCAACTGCCCGCGTTTTGTCAGCGAGCCGTGCATGCGCATCGTGCAAGGACGCCACCCGGTGGTGGAGCAGGTGTTGACCACGCCATTCGTCGCCAACGACCTGTCGCTGGACGACGACACCCGCATGCTGGTGATTACCGGCCCGAACATGGGCGGTAAATCCACCTATATGCGCCAGACCGCGCTGATCGTGCTGCTGGCACACATCGGCAGCTTCGTACCAGCGGCCAGTTGCGAGCTGTCCCTGGTGGACCGGATTTTTACCCGGATCGGTTCCAGTGACGACCTGGCCGGTGGGCGCTCGACGTTTATGGTGGAAATGAGCGAAACCGCAAACATCCTGCATAACGCCACCGACCGCAGCCTGGTGTTGATGGACGAAGTGGGCCGCGGCACCAGCACGTTCGACGGCCTGTCGCTGGCATGGGCGGCGGCCGAACGTCTGGCGCATCTGCGCGCTTATACGCTGTTTGCCACTCACTATTTCGAACTGACCGTGTTACCGGAAAGCGAGTCGCTGGTAGCCAACGTGCACCTCAATGCCACCGAGCACAACGAGCGCATCGTGTTCCTGCACCATGTACTGCCTGGTCCGGCCAGCCAGAGTTATGGCTTGGCGGTCGCGCAGTTGGCCGGCGTGCCCAATGATGTGATCGCCCGCGCCCGCGAACACCTCAGCCGCCTGGAAACCACGGCCCTGCCCCATGAAACCGTAGTTGCCAGCCCTGCCAAGGCCAGCAGGAAACCCGCCGCGCCGCACCAGAGCGACCTGTTCGCCAGCCTGCCCCATCCGGTACTCGATGAGCTGGCCAAGCTCGACCTGGATGACCTGACGCCGCGCAAAGCGCTCGAAATGTTATATGCACTGAAGACTCGGATATAA
- a CDS encoding tautomerase family protein: protein MPIVRVEDPVHRDADTQHAIIDTIYNCLKSVFKVSDEELQARYVCYDKNAFRSPGDRHEFIHIEITLFKGRKLETKRQLYELISNRIAAQLGISAHAVLILLVEQEPENWGMRGGVPASEIDFGYAISI, encoded by the coding sequence ATGCCCATCGTTAGAGTAGAAGACCCTGTACACCGGGACGCCGATACCCAGCACGCCATCATCGATACGATCTACAACTGCTTGAAATCGGTATTCAAGGTCAGTGACGAAGAGCTCCAGGCACGCTATGTCTGCTACGACAAGAACGCCTTTCGTTCTCCAGGAGATCGCCACGAGTTCATCCACATTGAAATCACGCTGTTCAAAGGGCGCAAACTCGAAACCAAGCGCCAGCTCTATGAATTGATCAGTAACCGTATCGCTGCGCAGCTCGGTATTTCGGCACATGCAGTGTTGATACTGCTGGTCGAGCAAGAGCCCGAGAACTGGGGTATGCGTGGCGGAGTACCGGCGAGCGAAATCGACTTTGGCTATGCTATTTCCATTTGA
- a CDS encoding FMN-binding negative transcriptional regulator, protein MSVCPFHYPQYRSTDPEMINRFIDVFPLAMITSHKHGQFLCSHIPLWRQPDGSLFGHVDGNNPQFKGEQHLSAQIVFMGPSAYIPPHAYVSRQLPTWNYLAVHMQATITVVDAPDQTLEILEQTAKRLSKQASDYQVDKRDPRVISNLPHILGLVIRPETIEGRFKLSQDKSSPDTSAALHWLLDNQTHDHAELLKELLHATTQPHSN, encoded by the coding sequence ATGTCCGTATGCCCCTTTCATTACCCTCAGTACCGTTCTACAGACCCGGAAATGATCAATCGTTTCATTGATGTTTTTCCACTGGCAATGATCACATCGCACAAGCACGGACAATTTCTTTGTAGCCACATTCCGCTATGGCGCCAACCGGATGGGTCGTTGTTCGGACATGTCGATGGTAATAACCCACAGTTCAAAGGCGAACAGCATCTGAGTGCTCAAATCGTCTTTATGGGCCCATCGGCTTACATACCGCCACACGCTTACGTCTCGCGCCAACTTCCGACGTGGAATTACCTTGCCGTTCACATGCAGGCGACCATTACGGTGGTGGACGCTCCAGACCAAACACTGGAAATCCTCGAGCAAACCGCGAAACGGTTATCGAAGCAGGCCTCTGACTATCAGGTCGACAAGCGGGATCCGAGGGTGATATCCAATCTTCCACACATCTTGGGGTTGGTCATACGGCCGGAAACGATCGAAGGGCGCTTTAAACTCTCCCAAGACAAATCCTCACCGGACACGTCAGCCGCTCTGCACTGGTTACTCGACAACCAAACGCACGATCATGCCGAGTTACTGAAAGAACTCCTGCACGCCACTACCCAGCCGCATTCAAACTGA